One window of Medicago truncatula cultivar Jemalong A17 chromosome 2, MtrunA17r5.0-ANR, whole genome shotgun sequence genomic DNA carries:
- the LOC11439317 gene encoding cysteine protease XCP2 has protein sequence MGPNLDKLPTQDKTIEIFQLWMKEHGRVYKDLDEMAKKFDIFISNLKYITETNAKRKSSNGFLLGLTNFTDWSSEEFQERYLHNIDMPTDIDTMKVNDVHLSSCSAPSSLDWRSKGVVSDIKDQKNCGSCWAFSAVGAIEGINAITTGKLINLSEQELLDCDPISGGCNSGWVNKAFDWVIRNKGVALDNDYPYTAEKGVCKASQIPNSAISSINTYHHVEQSDQGLLCAVAKQPVSVCLYAPQDFHHYSSGIYDGPNCPVNSKDTNHCVLIVGYDSVDGQDYWIVKNQWGTSWGMEGYMHIKRNTNKNTYGIPTKYSSILGPKLDKLPTQNKTIELFQIWMKDHGRVYKDLEEKAKKFDIFVSNLKYITESNGNRKSSPHGFLLGLTNFADWSPQEFKERMLHKLDMSMINDTMKLNDIASSSCNAAPSSLDWRLKGAVTNVKDQTNDCSSCWIFTAVGAIEGINAIKTGKLISLSAQELLDCNPAACNTGFVNNAFNWVIRNGGLASDYDYAYTAKKGFCRASQVLN, from the exons ATGGGTCCAAACCTTGATAAGCTTCCTACTCAAGATAAAACCATAGAAATATTCCAATTATGGATGAAAGAGCATGGACGGGTCTACAAAGACCTAGACGAGATGGCAaagaaatttgacatttttatttccAATTTGAAGTATATCACGGAGACAAATGCAAAGAGAAAATCATCTAATGGTTTCCTTCTTGGTCTTACAAATTTTACTGATTGGAGCTCCGAGGAGTTTCAAGAAAGATACTTACACAACATTGACATGCCCACGGACATTGACACAATGAAGGTGAACGACGTTCACTTATCATCATGTAGTGCTCCTTCATCCTTGGATTGGAGGTCAAAAGGAGTCGTATCTGATATTAAGGATCAAAAGAATTGTG GGAGTTGCTGGGCATTCTCAGCTGTAGGTGCCATTGAAGGAATAAATGCAATAACAACAGGGAAGCTTATCAACCTTTCAGAGCAAGAGCTTTTGGATTGTGACCCTATAAGTGGGGGTTGCAATAGTGGATGGGTCAACAAAGCATTTGATTGGGTTATAAGAAACAAAGGAGTTGCATTGGATAATGATTATCCATATACGGCAGAGAAGGGTGTTTGCAAAGCCTCACAG ATTCCAAACAGTGCAATTAGTAGCATTAATACATATCATCATGTGGAGCAATCAGACCAGGGACTATTGTGTGCAGTTGCTAAGCAGCCTGTTAGTGTGTGTCTTTATGCACCCCAAGACTTTCATCACTACTCATCC GGAATATATGATGGACCCAATTGTCCGGTGAATTCTAAAGATACAAATCATTGTGTGTTAATAGTGGGTTATGATTCAGTGGATGGTCAAGATTATTGGATCGTAAAGAACCAATGGGGCACGTCATGGGGAATGGAGGGTTATATGCATATCAAAAGGAACACAAATAAAAA TACTTATGGTATCCCAACCAAGTACTCATCCATATTGGGTCCAAAACTTGATAAGCTTCCTACACAAAATAAAACTATAGAGTTATTCCAAATATGGATGAAAGACCATGGAAGGGTCTATAAAGACCTAGAAGAGAAGGCAaagaaatttgacatttttgtgtccAATTTGAAGTATATCACAGAAAGTAATGGCAATAGAAAGTCATCACCTCATGGCTTCCTTCTTGGTCTTACCAACTTTGCTGATTGGAGCCCCCAAGAGTTTAAAGAAAGAATGTTACACAAGCTTGACATGTCCATGATCAATGACACAATGAAGTTGAATGATATTGCCTCATCATCATGCAATGCTGCTCCTTCATCCTTGGATTGGAGGTTGAAAGGAGCTGTCACTAATGTTAAGGATCAGACCAACGATTGTA GTTCTTGCTGGATATTCACAGCTGTAGGCGCCATTGAAGGAATAAATGCAATAAAAACAGGGAAGCTTATTAGTCTTTCAGCGCAAGAACTTTTGGATTGCAACCCTGCAGCATGCAACACTGGATTTGTGAACAATGCATTCAATTGGGTTATAAGAAATGGAGGACTTGCATCGGATTATGATTATGCTTATACGGCAAAAAAGGGTTTTTGCAGAGCCTCACAGGTTCTTAATTGA
- the LOC120578149 gene encoding zinc finger MYM-type protein 1, with protein MAIVDVDKFLWKDVFKADGKMVNAYMTCHNVKVWEAMLNEFGLPLGLLPLADVIEVSFVRNTDYMRILQKKKVEHNFKLIGKLVSYDTEINGYMLKKKIKKLKGVKAKELMLWPPVNEINIDETLNGKIHFKSLAGITKTFPVEAFATGHWLEYSVSKDDVFCLCCYLMRFEIGENKGWDAFFTERFSNWKKKDRLNVHVGGPNSAHNQAWRKCNALMNQRQHIEVVINKQSDLVKREYRIHLTGTIECIRLLLKLGLAFRGDDESEDSKNKGNFLYILQFLAKNDKEFGEVLKRCQGNFKLVAPSIQKDIVKAASFETTKAIIVDLKDYLFSILIDESRDISNKEQMAVVLRYVDKKGHVIKRFLGVVHVENTTSISLKVELESMFANYNLSLSRVRGQGYDGASNMRGEFNGLKSLILKENKSVFYVPCFAHQLQLALVAVARKLDDIAWFFMVVNNISNMVGGSCKRRDMLRKSQIRKVGDELGCGEISSGRGLNQESTVTRVGDTRWGSHYGTLLRLASLFPSMCDVLNMILEDSSNSDHRVETRLLLNNLQSFEFIFKLLLMRNILGITNYLSQALQRKDQDIVNAMSLVKVSNDRLQKMREDGWHNLLCEVSLFCEKQNIDIVNMDDAFVLQGKPRR; from the exons ATGGCGATTGTGGATGTGGATAAGTTCTTGTGGAAAGATGTGTTCAAAGCTGATGGAAAAAT GGTTAATGCTTATATGACATGCCACAACGTGAAAGTTTGGGAGGCTATGTTGAATGAGTTTGGACTTCCACTAGGACTTCTTCCACTCGCCGATGTAATCGAAGTTAGTTTTGTTAGAAACACCGATTACATGCGTATCTTGCAGAAGAAGAAAGTTGAACACAACTTTAAATTGATTGGCAAGTTGGTGAGTTATGATACTGAAATCAATGGTTAcatgttgaaaaagaaaattaagaagCTCAAAGGGGTGAAAGCCAAAGAACTCATGCTTTGGCCTCCTgtcaatgaaattaatatagATGAAACACTCAATGGAAAGATTCACTTCAAGAGTTTAGCTGGTATCACCAAAACTTTCCCAGTTGAGGCTTTTGCTACGGGACA TTGGTTGGAATATAGTGTGTCAAAAGATGATGTGttttgcttatgttgttatctTATGAGATTTGAGATTGGTGAAAACAAAGGTTGGGATGCATTTTTTACCGAGAGATTTTCAAATTGGAAAAAGAAAGATAGACTCAATGTCCATGTTGGAGGTCCTAACAGTGCGCACAATCAAGCTTGGAGAAAATGTAATGCATTAATGAACCAGAGGCAACacattgaagttgtgattaacAAACAATCAGACTTGGTCAAAAGGGAATACCGAATTCATTTGACAGGAACAATTGAGTGTATTCGACTTTTATTGAAGTTGGGGCTGGCATTTCGCGGTGATGATGAATCAGAGGATTCCAAGAATAAAggtaattttctttatattctACAGTTTCTTGCTAAGAATGATAAAGAGTTTGGTGAAGTCTTGAAAAGATGTCAGGGAAATTTCAAATTAGTGGCACCTAGCATTCAAAAAGATATTGTGAAAGCTGCTTCATTTGAGACCACAAAAGCTATTATTGTTGATCTTAAAGATTATTTATTCTCCATTTTAATTGATGAATCTCGAGACATTTCAAATAAAGAGCAAATGGCTGTTGTTTTACGCTATGTAGACAAGAAAGGGCATGTTATTAAGCGGTTTCTTGGGGTTGTCCATGTTGAAAATACAACTTCCATTTCTTTAAAAGTAGAATTGGAGTCCATGTTTGCAAATTACAATTTAAGTTTGTCAAGAGTTCGCGGGCAAGGATATGATGGGGCTAGTAATATGCGTGGTGAATTTAATGGCCTTAAAAGTTTGATCCTAAAAGAAAATAAGTCTGTTTTCTATGTTCCTTGTTTTGCTCACCAACTCCAATTGGCACTTGTGGCAGTTGCAAGAAAGCTTGATGATATTGCTTGGTTCTTTATGGTAGTCAACAATATATCTAATATGGTAGGAGGTTCATGTAAGCGTAGAGATATGCTTAGAAAAAGTCAGATTCGTAAAGTAGGTGATGAACTAGGGTGCGGAGAAATTTCCAGCGGGCGTGGCTTGAATCAAGAAAGTACAGTAACAAGGGTTGGAGATACTAGATGGGGATCACATTATGGTACATTACTAAGGTTGGCTTCTTTGTTTCCTTCTATGTGTGATGTGCTTAATATGATTTTGGAAGATAGCTCAAACTCAGACCATCGAGTTGAAACTCGTctattgttgaataatttgcagtcttttgaatttatttttaaactgCTTTTGATGAGAAATATATTGGGAATTACTAATTATTTATCTCAAGCATTGCAAAGAAAAGATCAAGATATTGTAAATGCTATGTCATTAGTTAAAGTTTCAAATGATAGATTGCAAAAGATGAGAGAAGATGGCTGGCATAATTTACTATGTGAAGTGTCATTGTTTTGTGAGAAGCAAAATATTGACATTGTAAATATGGATGATGCATTCGTGTTACAAGGAAAACCAAGGCGTTAA